CTCACTCTCAGACTGCCGTTCCGATTGGTTGTACAGGGGATCTACTGGTGTTGTACAGACTTATTGAGGCATATATATCGAGTGTAACGGGTGTATAGCACTCTTAGCGATCCTTTTGACATGACGGATTGAGTGAGAGATGTGAGCTTGATTACTGGTAACTCACTCGAATCGAAACTGCTGGAGACGATTATCCTCGGACGAGCAAAGATCCCGGATGACCCTGATCCAGGGAACTATGTCGTCGTCGACGTAGCGCAGTTCTCGACGACGGTCCCGGAGCTATTTGCAAATGGCGCGGAGTATATCTACATTACCGAGGAACGGGGGAACGAACCAGCATTCAAGGCTGAGCATCCAGACGCGAAAATCGGCGGGAGTTCCGGTCCAGATTATCGAGGCGAAGAAGGATACGACTTCTTCAATTCGCCGAGCTTTGTGCAGAATATTGACGTCGCTGGTCGACCGACTGCGATGACCTCGACCAACGGTGGGAACGCAGTCACGGATCTTCGCTTAGCAGGCGGTGACGACATCGATATCCTCGTTGGTGGCTTGACTAACGGGAAAGCGGTTGCCAACTATCTCGCAGACAGCGACCGCGAGACGTATTTCGTTGCCGCCGGCTCAAAGGGAAAACCCTCACCCGAGGATCTGGTTGGCGCGCTGTATATTGCTCGGCAACTGCACGGGAAGCCACTGACACCGGAACAACGCGAAATCTATCGAGAAGTCGTTCAGTTCGGGAAGGGACCGAAGTACGAGGAGAAACCCCAGATCAAGCGGACGGATCTTTACGAGTACACACTCGCGTTCAACAGCCGTGACATCGTTCCGAAACTGGAAGGGCAACGACTCTATGACGTAAGCGGCGAGAGCGAGACCTGATGCAGACCGATATCCACTCACATACTACATACTCGGATGGGTCGGATCTTGATGCAATGATTACGGCGGCTGAGCAGGCTGGTTTGTCTGCACTCGGGCTGACCGATCATTGTATCGTCACTGAAGACGACTTCGGGCGACGTGCGAAATACGACCTCGTCGAAACGTATCAACAACGTCGGAAAGCTATTGATGCTGCCAGAGACACGACTGACCTCCGACTGTATGATGCCGCCGAGGTAAGCTACGTCGAAGGTACTGAATCGCGAATTGCGT
This genomic stretch from Haloarcula sp. CBA1127 harbors:
- a CDS encoding 2-phosphosulfolactate phosphatase, with protein sequence MSLITGNSLESKLLETIILGRAKIPDDPDPGNYVVVDVAQFSTTVPELFANGAEYIYITEERGNEPAFKAEHPDAKIGGSSGPDYRGEEGYDFFNSPSFVQNIDVAGRPTAMTSTNGGNAVTDLRLAGGDDIDILVGGLTNGKAVANYLADSDRETYFVAAGSKGKPSPEDLVGALYIARQLHGKPLTPEQREIYREVVQFGKGPKYEEKPQIKRTDLYEYTLAFNSRDIVPKLEGQRLYDVSGESET